The following is a genomic window from Rubeoparvulum massiliense.
TCTCTCCATGCTCAAGTGGGGAGAGACCACACCTGAACCATGGGCCGTTCAGTTTGATGATTGGTTAATCGAGCAGATTAATAAGAAGGATCTAGAAGCACTGGACCGTTACGAGCAGTTAGCACCCTCAGCACAGCTGGCTGTTCCCACCACCGAGCACTTCATCCCCCTCTTCATCGCCATGGGGAGCGCAAATATCAAGGCGAAGCCCACCATCCTTCATCGAAGCTATGACATGGGAACACTGAGCTATCTCTCATTTCAGTTTTAATTTTTTGTTGCTACACACCAGCGAGCAGCAAATCCCCATCTGATTTAACGATGGGGATTTGTTTTATGTTATTCAATCATAATCCTGTTGTAGTATGCTAACTGGTTTAACCGAGTTCATTACTTTGTCCACCATCGCTTGCCCTACTTTTTCTCGGATAATCCAAGAGACCAATTCTTGTGCTGCGAAACAACTGGCAGCAGTTGCGATGTTCTGATTAACAACGAAGCTCTCCCTTACAGGAATGGCACCAATCAGTTGTCTCTGTGGATCTAATTTGATGCGATTTAAATATTCCTGATCTTGAATGAGTTGGTTGACTCCAGAGCCACTTGTCAAGATGACTACATCAGAGTCTATTATATTATCTAATCTTCCTGTTGTTGGGACGTGAAGTCCTGACATGGAGACATGAGACTCTTTCGTTCCGATGATATCTACCTGCCAATCTTTCAATCCACCAACTGATTCCCAAGCCACGCGATTTAATAGATCCCATGGTAGAAATAGATCAAGATCCGTAAAATCATCAAAAATTACGAGGGATATTTGCATTCCTCGTCCTCCTTTCAGCCTTCTCCGAAAATAATTTATGTTCGGAAGATACTTGTGGTATAAGTGTTGTATTCTACCATTATGTAGTCTTTTTTATAATATCATACAGCCCGTGGTGAACAATAACGGAGCACCTCTCGATCTTCAATATTAGTATTTTAATATTTATAAAAAAAATTATCCTCTAAAATCTATAATGATAACGTTTTCATTGAAAATAGGTGGTTGACATTCCTAATCAACGTTGTTAAACTAGTAATCAATTTAATAATATTCTGATAATTCGGTTTATAAGGAGTGATAGTATGGGTACAAAGTATTTACTCAAAGGTGGACGTCTAATCGATGGTAAGGGCAATACACTGGAAAATAGTGCACTCTACATTGAAGATGACAAAATTAGCAAAGTTGGAAAAGCAGATGAACTAACGGTAGCAAATGATGTAACGGTCATTGACATTACAGGAAAAACCGTGATGCCCGGCTTCATCGATGCCCATATGCATCTCATTGGTGTAAAAAATCTTAATCTTGCTCAAGCCGCACTGGAACCAACCGAACTCCTCATGGGACGTGCCTTGAAGGATTTGGACAAGCTAATCAATGCTGGTTTTACAACGATTCGAGACGTCGGTAGTCCTGTGGCTGTTCATATCAAGCGCTTAATTAAAGAGGGGTACTATACCGGCCCACGTATCCATACAGCCCATCTCATGCTATCACAAACAGCTGGACATGGTGACATTCACAATCTACCACCCGAGTTCAACCTCTTTGAAGTATGCGATGGTCCTGATGAGTGTCGAAAGGCAGCACGCAAGCAATTTCGCGCTGGTGCAGACTTTATAAAAATTTCTTCTTCCGGTGGCGTTCTTTCTGAAAAGGATGACCCCCGTTCTCCACAATTCACGGTGGAAGAGATCAAAGCCATTGTCTATGAAGCAGAAGCTGTAGGTTCCTATGTTGCATCCCACGCCCAAAGTACACAGGGCATTAAAAACGCCTTGATTGCTGGGGTTCGTACCATTGAGCATGGAATTCTCATCGATGACGAAGGAATTGAGATGATGCTTGAAAGAGGTGCCATCCTTGTCCCTACATTATCCATTGTGAAACGCATTGTCGAGCAAGGCCATCTTTATGGCGTACCAGAATTCGGTTTGGCTAAATCCCGTTACTTCTATAAGCTTCATAAACAGAATGTTCGGAAGGCCTATCAAGCAGGTGTGAAAATCGCTGGTGCCACAGACTTCCTTGGCTGTAAGCCTGTTGAACACGGAGGAAATGCCGAGGAATATGAAATATTTGTTAATGAGCTCGGCTTAAGCCCCATGGAAGCCATTACTTGCGGAACGCAAAACGCTGCTGACGCCCTCGCCATCGGTGATAAAACGGGTTCATTGGAGGAAGGAAAACTAGCTGATGTGATCGTTGTGAATGGAAATCCCCTCGATGATATTACCGTCCTTCTTAACACAGACAATATTGAAAAAGTCTTTGTTGAAGGCCAGCTCTTAAAGGATCGGTAGTTTCATAAAATGCTCTAAGGGTCTCCTACTGGAGGCTCATCTCTTTCGTTAAAGTCTTTAACGCTTTAACGAGATCTATTATTGTAAAGAGAGAAGGTAAGAATCATGCTTGATCAGCCCATTATTGCAGTTGCTTTACTCTTTGGATTACTGGTAGTTGGAGAAGTGATCTCCATCTTGAGTCGCGCACGGATCCCCATGCTCTTTGTGGTGTTTATCGGATATTTAATCCTGCTTTGGACTGGCATCTTTCCTGAAGATATTGTGGATAAATCTACACTCAAAACCTTTGCAGCTTTAATGATCGCACCACTCATCGTTCATATGGGTACACTTATTCCTTTTAAAATTATGAAACAGCAATATAAAGCAGTGCTCATTGCACTGACAGGGATCATCATCGCAGCGGTTACAGTACTCCTCGTGGTAACTCCAATCTTGGGCTATCCTTCTGCTGTCTCTGCTATCGGTCCCTTAACAGGTGGAATCATCGCTTTCCTTATTACATCTGATAAGCTTCAAGCTATTGGCCTATCCGCACTGGTTGTCATCCCAGCATTAGTCCTTGCTTTACAAAGTATTGTGGGCCTTCCCTTAGCTTCTAATTTGCTCCGCAAGTACTCCTATAAGGTGCGGGATCAGTATGAGGCCGAGCAAGCACTACAGCAGGAAGCCGCTGCCACAATGGAAGCAGTAGAGGATGAGTCTACGAAAAAACTCTGGATTAAAGAAAAATATGCAACGCCTGTAGTAATTCTCTTCCAACTTTTTCTTGGTGGTGCATTGGCGGTGGCGCTTGGAAATTGGACGGGAATCAACTATAGTCTATGGGCTCTCGTTATCGGGTTCATTGGAATGTTTGTAGGCTTCTATCCCGAAAAGTCCATGGTCAAAGCCAATTCTTTTGGCATCGCGATCTCAGCCTTGATTATCTTTATCCTTCCATCCTTGAACAGTGTCACATTTGACGTCTTTATTAAGAATATTCCTGTTGTTTTACTTATTCTAGGAATTGGTGCTGGAGGAATCATCCTTGGAGGCTTTATTGGTTCCAAGCTGTTTAAGTGGGAACCAACCCTGGGGATTCCTGTTGCCCTGACGGCGATGTTTGGCTTCCCTGGAGATTATATTATCTGTGATGAGATCAGCCGTTCCACAGGTCGTACAGAAGATGAGCAAAACTATATCTTTGAAAAGATCCTCTCCCCACTGCTTATCGGTGGCTTTACAACCGTTACTGTGGCGTCCATCGTCATTGCTAGTATCTTGATGGAAACATTATAAGCGAACATTAGCACGATTCTAGAGTTGTAAGTAAACAAGAGGTTGGTGCCTTAGGTCTCATTGGATGAGCCTATGCATCAACCTCTTTTCATAACAGTATCACCTTATCGTATTGTGATGCTCGAGATTGATCCATCTTGGCAGGAAATGAGTGAGTACTTAATTAAATATTACATATTAGCTTGACCATTAGAATTCTCTAATATAGGGAGTGAGTATAAAATGCTATGGAGTATAAATGAACTTATTAGCTTGGAGCTGCTCATCTGGCTACTGCCAATTGCTTTTTTCATTCATGATGGAGAAGAAATTGCAACGGTGGAGAGATGGCTACGACAGAATCAAGATCACCCCCGAATTGCTGCAAAAAATCGTATGCTCAATTGGGAGAAAAATATTACATTCCAGTTTACCGTTGCTGTGTTGCTACTTGGTTTACTGCTCTTTTTGATCTCATACTTTACATCAGGCACTTTTCGCAGTACCGGTAAGCTGAACCTGCTATTCATCGGTGCGGTGACCGTCCTCTTAATCGATGGGATTAAACATCTAGGGTTTACCATTTTGCTTAAACAATACACGTCTGGTGTGATCACAGCTGTACTTGTGGAAATTCCCTATGGGGCTTATGCCCTCTCTCGTTTTTATGCTGCTGGGCTCACAGATATTGGAGCTAATCTGTTAGCCTTAGCCCTCGGGCTGCCGCTCACCATCTTCTTCGTATGGTTAGGGCTTACCTTAGGAAGAATTGTTGCACCCTTTCGTAGTATGTAGACTTACTCTCTCATTCTTCATTCGGAAGTAAAGTATTTATTTGCTAAATTACGCAAAAATAAAAAACGGCATCTCTGCCGTTTTATTGTTTTCTTATGGTGGAGCATAGCGGGATCGAACCGCTGACCTCTACACTGCCAGTGTAGCGCTCTCCCAGCTGAGCTAATGCCCCAATTTGAGTTGCAAATTTTTTGCTGACAAAATGTATCTTAGCATAGAAGTCATCGATTTGCAACTCTTTTTGGTATAGGGTAGGATGAGGAGCCCTATCAGGACTGGCGTCGATTGGTCCCTCCCACATAGTAGGCATCGGTATAATGACGGATCCGTTCCATGATCCGTTTGCCTTTTAGGGTTTCTACCTGACCTTTTGTAGAATAAGAGAGGTACTCTTCTAGTTCATCATAGCTGAAATTAGAGGTGTAAAGGGTTGGTAGATTACGGACCACCCGTGCTTGCAAAATCGAGCCAATGATCTCATCACGTACCCAAGGACTGATCGACTCTGCACCAATATCATCAAGAATTAATACAGGCACTTCCTTCAATACCTTCAGCTTTTCATCGAGACTATTATCCTGAATGGAGTCCTTCAATTCTCGGAGAAGTTCTGGGAGATAAACCATCAAGGTAGCGATGTTCCGCTCAGCTAAGCTCTTCATGGCTGCAGCCATCATCACACTCTTTCCCACACCAAAGGGACCATAGAGATAGATTCCCTTGGTACCTCGTTGACCTGGCTTCACTTGTAAGCAGAATTGCATCAAGGCACGAAGGGCATCACTCCGCACTGCATCCCGTTCTAGATCCTTAAAATTCATGGCTAGAACCTCATCGGGTACGTACATGCTACGGATTAACTGATTCATCTGCTTCGCTGCTTGTGAGGCACGTAAATAGGAACACGGAATGAAACGTGTCTCAATCACCCCTGCATGAACATAAGCTTCTGGAAAATGACCAGGTAGGAGATTTCTACAAGCGGTTAAGCTTCGACAATTCTCACAAGCCTTCTGCTCACGGACCAGCTGATCAAGCTGGGTAATCGAACGAAGCAGATGCTGAGTTGTAAGACTTGGATTCTCCTTCAGTAATTGCATAATCGGTGGGGCTGCCATCACATCCTCGAGGATCTGATCAACGGAAACACCTGCATGCTTCTCTACCCGTTGACGAATGGGATGTAGCATCTTGTTTAATTCCTCCATCGCTTGTGAACCTCCCTTCTCCTTCTTTCTGATTGATCTGAGCACTCCCATTCATTATACATGTTCTAGATTCTTTACTGGATCTCTCCAAGGGCACGGAGCAGTTCAAGGATCTCCTTCTCTTCAGCAGGATCCATCGGCTTATTCGCAGCCTCTTGATCATGAGACTGGGTCTGTTTCTTCTGTTGCTCCTCTTCCATGTGTCGTAGCCAAGCAGGCTTCACTTCCGAATGGCCTCTCCCACCTGATTGAGACGTATTCTTTCCATATGAAGCGCTCTTACTCGATGTACTCTTACTCGCTGATCCTGAGGAGATCTTCTGCTTCTTCTGGCGTTGTTCCTGCTGGAGCTGGTGTAACTCCTTAGCTTTTTTCATGGCTTCCGCTGCGGTCCGAATATTGAGCCGCTTCCAATGAGCAGCGATCTTATAGACGAGGGGAGCGGGAAGCTGACGGTCATGAGTATACATGACGTACTCCAGTAACACATTGGTTACGCCAATGGGCAATTCATATTCATAGAGGAGCTGTTGAATCATTTTTAGATCACTACTGGAAACCTTCGCCCCTTGTTGATGGGATTCGAGGAGAGTTATGGGAGAGACCTGCTCCAGATTGCTCTGATATTGATCCTCTGTAGAGATGGGCGTCCGTGCTTCTTCCTTCTGTGCCACCTGCTTCCGACGCGCCTCTTGTTTCGCTGCGAGTACCCGTTGACTGATCACCACTGGCGTCTCCTGTTGATGATAGCTCTGATACCAGTT
Proteins encoded in this region:
- a CDS encoding type 1 glutamine amidotransferase family protein, whose protein sequence is MQISLVIFDDFTDLDLFLPWDLLNRVAWESVGGLKDWQVDIIGTKESHVSMSGLHVPTTGRLDNIIDSDVVILTSGSGVNQLIQDQEYLNRIKLDPQRQLIGAIPVRESFVVNQNIATAASCFAAQELVSWIIREKVGQAMVDKVMNSVKPVSILQQDYD
- a CDS encoding metal-dependent hydrolase family protein, with the translated sequence MGTKYLLKGGRLIDGKGNTLENSALYIEDDKISKVGKADELTVANDVTVIDITGKTVMPGFIDAHMHLIGVKNLNLAQAALEPTELLMGRALKDLDKLINAGFTTIRDVGSPVAVHIKRLIKEGYYTGPRIHTAHLMLSQTAGHGDIHNLPPEFNLFEVCDGPDECRKAARKQFRAGADFIKISSSGGVLSEKDDPRSPQFTVEEIKAIVYEAEAVGSYVASHAQSTQGIKNALIAGVRTIEHGILIDDEGIEMMLERGAILVPTLSIVKRIVEQGHLYGVPEFGLAKSRYFYKLHKQNVRKAYQAGVKIAGATDFLGCKPVEHGGNAEEYEIFVNELGLSPMEAITCGTQNAADALAIGDKTGSLEEGKLADVIVVNGNPLDDITVLLNTDNIEKVFVEGQLLKDR
- a CDS encoding HXXEE domain-containing protein, which produces MLWSINELISLELLIWLLPIAFFIHDGEEIATVERWLRQNQDHPRIAAKNRMLNWEKNITFQFTVAVLLLGLLLFLISYFTSGTFRSTGKLNLLFIGAVTVLLIDGIKHLGFTILLKQYTSGVITAVLVEIPYGAYALSRFYAAGLTDIGANLLALALGLPLTIFFVWLGLTLGRIVAPFRSM
- the dnaI gene encoding primosomal protein DnaI — its product is MEELNKMLHPIRQRVEKHAGVSVDQILEDVMAAPPIMQLLKENPSLTTQHLLRSITQLDQLVREQKACENCRSLTACRNLLPGHFPEAYVHAGVIETRFIPCSYLRASQAAKQMNQLIRSMYVPDEVLAMNFKDLERDAVRSDALRALMQFCLQVKPGQRGTKGIYLYGPFGVGKSVMMAAAMKSLAERNIATLMVYLPELLRELKDSIQDNSLDEKLKVLKEVPVLILDDIGAESISPWVRDEIIGSILQARVVRNLPTLYTSNFSYDELEEYLSYSTKGQVETLKGKRIMERIRHYTDAYYVGGTNRRQS